The sequence GACCGTGCCGCTGCTCAAGCCGACGACGCTGTTCATCGCCGTGATGCTCACGATCGGCGCGTTCCAGAGCTTCATCCAGTTCTACATCATCACCGGAGGCGGACCGGTGCACCAGACCGAGGTGTTCCTCAGCTACATGTACGACCAGGCCTTCAACTTCCTCGACTTCGGCTACGCCAGCGCCATCGCCTGGCTGCTGGCGGCGCTGATCCTGGCGATCAGCCTCGTGCAGTTCAGGCTGATCAAGTCGACCTATGAGTACTGAGGCACGCACCGCATGAGCGCCGATGCCCCTACCGGCGCCGGCAGCCTGGCAGGTCGCGACGGCCGCGCGGGCGCGCGCGTCGTCCGCAGGCCCGTCCGCCGCCGCGCCGCGTCGCCGTGGCGCGTGACCCTCTACCTCGCTCTGGGCGTCGGGGCTCTGGTGATGATGGTGCCGTTCCTCTACACCGTCTCTACGGCCCTGAAGCCGAACGCGTTCGTGTTCACGCCGGAGTTCCTACCCAAGAACGCGACGCTACAGAACTTCGCCGACGCCTGGAACTCGAACAACTTCCAGCGCTACTTCCTCAACAGCCTCAAGGTCGCGGTGCTGTCCTCGCTGCTCACGGTCGCGATCGCCACGACCCAGGCGTACGCCTTCGCCAGGCTGAGCTTCCCCGGCAAGAACCTGGTCTTCAACCTCTATCTGATCACCATGATGATCCCGGGGATGCTCTTCATCATCCCCCAGTTCCTTGAGGCCAGGGCCCTGGGTCTCCTGAACACCCACCTGGGCCTGATCGTCTTCTACGTCGTCGGCTCGATCCCGTTCCAGACCTTCCTGCTGCGGGGCTTCTTCGAGAACATCCCGCGGGCGATCGAGGAGGCGGCCTACGTGGACGGCGCGGGCCGGTTCACGACCTTCCTGCGCGTGGTGCTGCCGTTGGCCGGCCCCGCCGTCGGGACCTCGATGATCTTCTCGTTCCTCGGCAACTGGGACGAGTTCACCTGGGCGCTGACGATCATCAACGACGTGGCGCTGCGCACGCTGCCCATCGCCCTGCGCCTCTTCCAGGGCCAGCACGCCAGCCAGTGGGGCCTCGTCTTCGCGGCCTCGCTGATCGCGCTGGTCCCCGTCATCATCGTCTTCGTCACCTTCCAGCGCGCGTTCGTGCGGGGCGTGGCCGCTGGGGGCGTCAAGGGGTGAGCGAGAGAGTGTCCACGTCATCCGCCGTCCGCGCCGACCCGGGAGGTCGGCGCGAGCGACTCGTGTCCCGCAGCATCGAGGTGATCCTCTCCGGCCAGACGCCGGAGGGCGCCTACCTGGCCGCCCCGACCTTCCCCACCTACAGGTACTGCTGGTTCCGTGACGGCTCGTTCATCGCCGACGCCATGGACCTGGCCGGGCGCCCGGGGAGCGCCGCGGCGTTCCACGCGTGGTGCGTGGGCGTGCTGGAGAGCCAGCTCGACGAGCGCGGGAACGTGGTCGGCGGCGGCGAGCTCCACACCCGCTACCGGGCCGACGGCCGGCACGGCGCCGAGGAGTGGCCGAACTTCCAGCTCGACGGCTTCGGCACGTGGCTGTGGGCCTACCGGCGGCACCGGGAGCGGTCCACGGGCGGCCCGGCGAGCCCGCTCGGCGAACGCGACGCCGACGTCGTCCGGCGCCTCGCCGAGTACCTTGCCGGTCGCTGGTCGCGGCCGAACTTCGACTGCTGGGAGGAGCACGAGCGGTTCGTCCACCCGTCGACCCTGGGGGCGATCTACGCGGGCCTGCGGGCCGCCGCCGAGCTGCTGGGCGAGCGCTACTTCGCCGGCACGGCTTACGCCGTGCGCTCCTACCTGCTGACGCACGGGGTCGCCGACGGGCGCTTCACGAAGCACGTGGGCAGCGAGGAGGTGGACGCCAACCTGGTGTGGCTGGCGCTGCCTTACGAGGTCGTGGCGGTCGACGACCCCTTCATGAGCGCCACACTGGACCGCATCGCGGCCGAGATCCAGGCGCCCGACGGCGGGCTGCACCGCTACGCCGGGGACACCTACTACGGTGGCGGCTGCTGGCCGCTGCTGACGGCGGACC comes from Trueperaceae bacterium and encodes:
- a CDS encoding carbohydrate ABC transporter permease; protein product: MSADAPTGAGSLAGRDGRAGARVVRRPVRRRAASPWRVTLYLALGVGALVMMVPFLYTVSTALKPNAFVFTPEFLPKNATLQNFADAWNSNNFQRYFLNSLKVAVLSSLLTVAIATTQAYAFARLSFPGKNLVFNLYLITMMIPGMLFIIPQFLEARALGLLNTHLGLIVFYVVGSIPFQTFLLRGFFENIPRAIEEAAYVDGAGRFTTFLRVVLPLAGPAVGTSMIFSFLGNWDEFTWALTIINDVALRTLPIALRLFQGQHASQWGLVFAASLIALVPVIIVFVTFQRAFVRGVAAGGVKG
- a CDS encoding glycoside hydrolase family 15 protein, whose protein sequence is MSRSIEVILSGQTPEGAYLAAPTFPTYRYCWFRDGSFIADAMDLAGRPGSAAAFHAWCVGVLESQLDERGNVVGGGELHTRYRADGRHGAEEWPNFQLDGFGTWLWAYRRHRERSTGGPASPLGERDADVVRRLAEYLAGRWSRPNFDCWEEHERFVHPSTLGAIYAGLRAAAELLGERYFAGTAYAVRSYLLTHGVADGRFTKHVGSEEVDANLVWLALPYEVVAVDDPFMSATLDRIAAEIQAPDGGLHRYAGDTYYGGGCWPLLTADLAQVRLARGEVEEAERLLAWVEAQATPAGDLPEQVANHLNDPAYVDEWRRRWGDSACPLLWSHAAYLRLLHAMGELQPLLGARS